The following are encoded together in the Ictidomys tridecemlineatus isolate mIctTri1 chromosome X, mIctTri1.hap1, whole genome shotgun sequence genome:
- the LOC110597674 gene encoding calcineurin B homologous protein 1, which produces MGSQASMLLRNEELEAIKKETGFSHSQIARLYRRFTTLDKEESGSLSREDFQRIPELAINPLGDRIISAFFPDGEDQVNFRGFIRILAHFRPIDNDVKNKDVIGSEPLNSRINKLRFAFQLYDLDKDDKISRNELLQVLHMMVGVNISDEQLGIIADRTIQEADQDGDGAISFTEFVNILEKVHIEQKMSIQFLD; this is translated from the coding sequence ATGGGATCTCAGGCCTCTATGTTACTGAGGAATGAAGAATTGGAGGCAATTAAGAAGGAGACTGGCTTTTCCCATAGTCAGATTGCCCGCCTCTATAGACGGTTCACTACCTTGGACAAAGAAGAGAGTGGATCTCTCAGCCGGGAAGATTTCCAGAGGATTCCAGAACTTGCCATCAACCCACTGGGAGACCGGATCATCAGTGCCTTCTTTCCAGATGGAGAAGACCAGGTGAACTTCCGTGGATTCATAAGAATCTTGGCTCATTTCCGACCCATTGATAATGATGTAAAGAACAAAGATGTGATTGGATCCGAACCACTCAATAGCCGAATCAACAAACTACGCTTTGCTTTTCAACTATATGATTTGGATAAAGATGACAAGATCTCCCGCAATGAGCTGTTACAGGTGTTACACATGATGGTTGGAGTGAATATCTCAGATGAACAACTGGGCATCATTGCAGACAGGACCATCCAGGAAGCTGATCAGGATGGAGATGGAGCCATATCTTTCACAGAATTTGTTAACATTTTAGAGAAGGTGCACATAGAGCAGAAAATGAGCATTCAATTTCTTGATTAA